A single genomic interval of Flavihumibacter rivuli harbors:
- the rfaE2 gene encoding D-glycero-beta-D-manno-heptose 1-phosphate adenylyltransferase gives MPELQREVTRWKFLGKKIAFTNGVFDIIHRGHIFSLSQAAQEGDVLIVGVNADASVKRLNKGPERPINDQDSRALVLASMVMVDAVVIFEEDTPLELIKAILPDVIVKGGDYTVDQVAGAKEVIANGGKVVINPIVEGFSTTGIVKKMREG, from the coding sequence TTGCCAGAACTACAAAGGGAAGTGACCCGCTGGAAATTCCTGGGTAAAAAAATCGCCTTTACCAATGGCGTTTTTGATATCATCCACCGGGGACATATTTTTTCCCTTTCGCAAGCTGCCCAGGAAGGCGATGTGCTGATTGTTGGGGTGAATGCGGACGCATCAGTGAAGCGGCTGAATAAAGGCCCTGAACGTCCTATCAATGACCAGGACAGCCGTGCGTTGGTATTGGCCTCCATGGTGATGGTAGATGCTGTGGTCATTTTCGAAGAAGACACGCCATTGGAATTGATCAAGGCCATCCTCCCGGATGTTATCGTAAAAGGTGGGGACTATACCGTTGACCAGGTTGCAGGCGCGAAAGAAGTGATCGCTAATGGTGGGAAGGTTGTTATCAATCCCATTGTAGAAGGATTCTCCACAACAGGCATCGTAAAAAAAATGCGGGAAGGTTAA
- a CDS encoding MBL fold metallo-hydrolase codes for MNTIHILSIPFQNAGKEDRLYPVILVAGEDRILLDCGYEGFLPLLEEALGGHGLSLKDLTGVFITHHDIDHMGALFELKSIFPSIKVFAPEKEVSYISGKAKSLRLQQAEELFEQMPPEHREWALGFQEMLKSMKTCEVDVVVQPGEDILPGFKVLATPGHMPGHVSLYHEASGTIIAADAVVLEDGMPEIANPAFTLDLPEAVRSVRQLAALPSQKIICYHGGSLEGNIPGALLQLVERYEKNS; via the coding sequence ATGAATACCATTCATATTTTGTCAATCCCCTTCCAGAATGCAGGGAAGGAGGATAGGCTTTACCCGGTGATCCTGGTTGCGGGTGAGGATAGGATACTGTTGGACTGCGGTTATGAAGGCTTTCTTCCTTTACTGGAGGAAGCGTTGGGCGGCCATGGATTGTCATTGAAAGACCTGACGGGTGTTTTTATCACCCATCATGATATTGACCATATGGGAGCATTGTTTGAGTTGAAATCAATTTTCCCCTCCATTAAAGTGTTCGCTCCTGAAAAGGAAGTTTCCTATATCAGTGGTAAGGCTAAATCCCTGCGGCTGCAACAGGCGGAAGAGTTGTTTGAACAGATGCCGCCAGAGCATCGGGAATGGGCACTTGGATTCCAGGAGATGCTAAAGTCCATGAAGACCTGTGAGGTAGATGTTGTTGTTCAACCGGGTGAAGACATCCTTCCCGGCTTTAAAGTGTTGGCCACACCAGGTCACATGCCCGGTCATGTTTCCCTTTACCATGAAGCTTCGGGGACCATTATTGCAGCAGATGCAGTAGTACTGGAGGATGGTATGCCTGAAATTGCCAATCCAGCCTTTACCCTTGACCTGCCTGAAGCGGTTAGGTCCGTCAGGCAATTGGCTGCCCTACCTTCCCAAAAGATCATTTGTTACCATGGCGGATCACTGGAAGGAAATATTCCCGGGGCATTGCTGCAATTGGTGGAGAGGTATGAAAAGAATTCCTAA
- a CDS encoding DUF4294 domain-containing protein, translating to MKATRNSTILGLVLLFMSILTGSGLLAQTPAPPPPPGQVYGPNDTLIVPAFVYNGETLPARTLEYVYVTAPMPEAMRKRYAKWTRLRNAVYVTYPYARRAGAIINEINARLATLPNERARKQYLLSREKELKKEFTEPLTKLSVYQGRVLMKLINRQTGNNCYELVKEYKGGFTARFWQTVAFFFGSSLKQPYDVHNEDREIELIVLEVEKMYR from the coding sequence ATGAAGGCGACAAGAAATTCCACCATATTGGGTTTGGTATTGTTGTTCATGTCCATCCTTACGGGATCGGGCCTGTTGGCGCAAACGCCTGCACCACCGCCACCACCGGGCCAGGTGTATGGTCCCAACGATACCCTCATCGTCCCGGCCTTCGTTTACAACGGGGAGACCTTGCCGGCAAGGACTTTGGAATATGTGTACGTGACAGCCCCTATGCCGGAAGCCATGAGGAAGCGTTACGCCAAATGGACCCGGTTGAGGAACGCCGTTTATGTTACTTATCCTTATGCTAGAAGGGCAGGAGCCATTATCAATGAGATTAACGCCAGGTTAGCAACGCTTCCTAATGAGCGTGCCAGGAAACAATACCTGTTGAGCCGGGAGAAGGAATTGAAAAAGGAATTCACCGAACCCCTCACCAAGTTGTCCGTTTACCAGGGCAGGGTCCTCATGAAACTGATCAATCGCCAGACCGGTAACAATTGTTATGAACTGGTAAAGGAATACAAGGGAGGCTTTACTGCCCGCTTCTGGCAGACCGTAGCATTCTTCTTTGGCAGCAGCCTCAAACAACCTTATGATGTGCATAATGAAGACCGTGAGATCGAGCTGATCGTACTGGAAGTGGAGAAGATGTATAGGTAG
- the ccsA gene encoding cytochrome c biogenesis protein CcsA: MNYIGEHLLPGQLGHFFVVLALVASLVATVAFIKSANAVDPNEEQSWKKIARIAFGLDFLSVFMVFGILYYIISSHLFEYYYAWNHSSKSLNVKYLLSCIWEGQEGSFLLWTLWHAVLGMIFIRKGGKWEAPVMSVVSFAQFCLATMILGVYVGGAKIGSNPFLLVREMFQDAPVFSRADYLSLPQMQDGQGLNQLLQNYWMVIHPPVLFLGFASSIIPFAYAIAGLWKKDFGGWTKPALPWSLFSAGILGLGIMMGAAWAYESLTFGGYWAWDPVENASLVPWLVLVAGIHTQVIFNATGHSLRATFVFFILGFVLVLYSTFLTRSGVLGDSSVHSFTDLGMNTQLLLFLLIFFIPAFVLFFARYKSIPHIAKEEETSSREFWMFIGSLVLFLSAAVITWQTSFNPIFNKITGKSTAAPEDVEFSYNKIQIFVAIVIALLTAFTQYLKYKRSTRDGVVKKILWPTILTAGVTIAFFVLSGLDYDKKGPGFLAAIYLAFFASVYSVIANAGYIWAGLNGKLKAAGASVAHVGFGLMLAGILISSSNKKVLSYNTTGINLQFDPRSKEKPLENLTLIKGVPTDMGDYWAVYRDNDSASNGGSIMHYRIEMTRKDSSEAFTLFPNLIRNTKGQEGFSNNPDSRHYWNKDIFSYITYADNMDRSEDTAQFRSLTMKVKDTAYYSNGFFILNEVVPNPVNEKYQFTANDTALMADITVFSKEGTSYKARPVFYVKGNEARFAVDTVFAQNMAIGFSKVMENQQIELQVKESNRMVPFVALKVYEFPHINILWLGTILMIIGFGMSMVYRSRQGRLKAVGH, encoded by the coding sequence ATGAATTATATCGGTGAACATTTGTTGCCCGGGCAACTGGGCCATTTTTTTGTGGTGCTGGCTTTAGTAGCGTCGCTTGTTGCCACGGTAGCATTTATAAAATCAGCCAATGCCGTAGATCCCAATGAGGAACAAAGCTGGAAGAAGATCGCCCGCATTGCTTTTGGGTTAGATTTCCTTTCTGTTTTCATGGTATTTGGCATCCTCTATTACATTATCTCTTCCCATCTTTTTGAATATTACTATGCCTGGAACCACAGCAGCAAATCGCTGAATGTAAAATACCTGCTCAGTTGTATCTGGGAAGGCCAGGAAGGTAGCTTCCTGCTTTGGACCCTCTGGCACGCCGTGCTGGGTATGATCTTCATCCGCAAGGGTGGTAAATGGGAGGCCCCTGTTATGAGCGTGGTGAGCTTTGCCCAGTTCTGCCTGGCCACGATGATCCTTGGTGTGTACGTTGGCGGGGCCAAGATCGGCAGTAACCCATTTTTGCTGGTGAGGGAAATGTTCCAGGATGCGCCCGTTTTTAGCCGTGCCGATTACCTCAGTCTCCCTCAAATGCAGGATGGCCAGGGGCTTAACCAGTTGTTGCAGAACTACTGGATGGTGATCCATCCTCCCGTTCTCTTTCTTGGCTTTGCTTCTTCTATCATCCCTTTTGCCTACGCCATCGCAGGGTTATGGAAAAAGGATTTTGGCGGATGGACCAAGCCCGCATTACCCTGGAGCCTGTTCTCAGCCGGGATACTTGGGCTGGGGATCATGATGGGGGCAGCTTGGGCATATGAATCACTCACATTCGGCGGCTATTGGGCCTGGGACCCGGTAGAGAATGCTTCCCTTGTACCCTGGTTGGTTTTGGTAGCCGGTATTCATACCCAGGTGATCTTTAATGCCACCGGGCATTCACTCAGGGCAACCTTCGTATTCTTCATCCTCGGGTTTGTTTTGGTGTTGTATTCCACATTCCTGACCAGGAGTGGTGTGTTGGGCGATAGCTCCGTACATTCCTTTACCGACCTGGGTATGAACACCCAACTGTTGCTCTTCCTGTTGATCTTCTTTATACCTGCCTTTGTACTTTTCTTTGCGAGGTATAAGTCCATACCTCATATCGCAAAAGAGGAAGAGACCTCATCAAGGGAATTCTGGATGTTCATTGGCTCCCTCGTATTGTTCCTTAGTGCAGCAGTGATCACCTGGCAAACCTCTTTCAACCCGATCTTCAACAAGATTACCGGTAAATCCACCGCAGCACCCGAAGACGTTGAATTCTCCTATAATAAGATCCAGATCTTTGTAGCCATTGTCATTGCATTGCTGACAGCCTTTACACAATATTTGAAGTATAAGCGCAGCACCCGTGATGGCGTCGTGAAGAAGATCCTTTGGCCAACCATCCTGACAGCGGGAGTGACCATCGCCTTTTTCGTTCTGAGTGGATTGGATTACGATAAGAAAGGTCCGGGTTTCCTTGCCGCTATTTATTTGGCTTTCTTTGCCAGCGTTTATTCCGTTATCGCCAATGCAGGCTATATCTGGGCTGGACTGAATGGTAAACTCAAGGCTGCCGGTGCATCAGTAGCGCATGTAGGTTTTGGCCTGATGCTGGCAGGTATCCTGATCTCCTCTTCCAACAAGAAAGTTCTTTCCTATAATACGACAGGTATAAATCTCCAGTTCGATCCCCGTTCCAAGGAAAAGCCACTGGAAAACCTTACCCTGATCAAGGGCGTACCGACAGATATGGGTGATTACTGGGCTGTTTACCGCGATAATGACAGCGCTTCCAATGGTGGCAGTATCATGCATTACCGCATTGAGATGACCCGTAAGGACAGCAGTGAAGCCTTTACCCTGTTCCCCAACCTGATCCGCAATACGAAAGGGCAGGAGGGTTTTTCCAATAACCCGGATTCCCGCCATTACTGGAACAAGGATATCTTCAGCTACATTACCTATGCTGATAACATGGACCGTTCTGAGGATACTGCACAGTTCCGTTCACTCACCATGAAAGTGAAGGATACGGCTTATTATTCGAACGGCTTCTTTATCCTGAACGAGGTAGTACCTAACCCCGTCAATGAAAAATACCAGTTCACTGCCAATGACACAGCCCTGATGGCTGATATCACGGTATTCTCAAAAGAAGGTACCAGCTATAAGGCCAGGCCGGTATTCTATGTGAAGGGGAATGAAGCCCGCTTTGCAGTCGATACCGTGTTTGCACAGAACATGGCCATTGGTTTCAGCAAGGTAATGGAGAACCAGCAGATAGAATTGCAGGTAAAGGAAAGTAACCGTATGGTGCCATTCGTAGCCCTGAAGGTTTACGAGTTCCCCCATATCAATATCCTTTGGCTGGGTACCATCCTGATGATCATTGGGTTTGGTATGAGTATGGTCTATCGTAGTCGCCAGGGCAGGCTGAAGGCAGTTGGCCATTAA
- a CDS encoding cytochrome c maturation protein CcmE domain-containing protein — MKKTHIIILIFIAIAIAVLISFMGDLTTYDTVASAREKEGKFVHLIAKLDKSQPVEYDAVKNPNYMRFVAVDTLGNSTPVIYHNAKPTDFEKSERLVLKGTMKDGTFECKEMLMKCPSKYKDDPNANRNNLSAN, encoded by the coding sequence ATGAAAAAGACCCACATTATCATCTTGATTTTCATTGCGATAGCGATTGCAGTCCTCATCAGTTTCATGGGTGACCTGACCACCTATGATACGGTGGCCTCGGCTCGTGAGAAGGAAGGCAAGTTCGTCCACCTGATCGCCAAATTGGATAAGAGCCAGCCGGTGGAGTACGATGCAGTGAAGAATCCCAACTATATGCGCTTCGTTGCTGTGGATACCCTTGGTAATTCCACGCCTGTCATTTACCATAACGCAAAGCCCACTGATTTCGAAAAAAGTGAGCGCCTGGTATTGAAGGGCACCATGAAAGACGGCACCTTCGAATGCAAGGAAATGCTGATGAAATGTCCTAGTAAATACAAGGATGACCCTAACGCCAACAGGAATAATCTGAGTGCTAATTAA
- a CDS encoding agmatinase family protein — MDLSQYDPNGVGNPNNNIFGLPSTEENARLVIIPVPWEVTVSYSAGTARAADNIMKASMQVDLYDADYHNVWKQGYYLQEVDKKILLKSDYLRKEAELYIDYISNGEILEKNNFMCKSLREINEGSKFLNNWVYLQASELLGKGKLVALLGGDHSTPFGFIKALAEKYASFGILQIDAHCDLRKAYEGFTYSHASIMYNVLNEIPQVSKLVQVGIRDYCDEEVDYINDSNGRVVTFFDQRLKEEQYEGSIWKQQVDRIIAELPELVYISYDIDGLDPKLCPNTGTPVQGGFEAEAVNYLFRKVHESGRKIIGFDLNEVGVGDSEWDANVGARVLYNLCNLFTANNL; from the coding sequence ATGGACCTCTCACAATATGACCCGAACGGTGTGGGTAACCCCAATAACAATATTTTCGGACTGCCATCCACAGAGGAAAATGCCCGTCTGGTAATCATTCCGGTACCCTGGGAAGTAACGGTTAGCTATAGTGCAGGAACTGCCCGCGCTGCCGATAATATCATGAAGGCCAGCATGCAGGTTGACCTCTACGACGCCGACTACCACAATGTTTGGAAGCAGGGTTATTACCTTCAGGAGGTTGATAAAAAGATTTTGTTAAAAAGTGATTACCTGCGCAAAGAGGCCGAGCTATACATCGACTACATTTCTAACGGGGAGATCCTGGAGAAGAATAACTTCATGTGTAAATCGCTTCGTGAGATCAATGAAGGAAGCAAGTTCCTGAACAATTGGGTTTACCTGCAGGCTTCTGAGCTCCTGGGCAAGGGAAAGTTGGTGGCGCTGCTGGGGGGCGACCATAGTACACCATTTGGCTTCATCAAGGCTTTGGCCGAGAAATATGCATCTTTCGGGATCCTGCAGATCGATGCCCATTGCGACTTGCGCAAGGCCTATGAAGGATTCACCTATTCCCATGCCAGTATCATGTATAATGTCCTGAACGAAATACCCCAGGTTTCCAAACTGGTTCAGGTTGGCATCCGCGACTATTGTGATGAGGAAGTGGATTACATCAATGATTCCAATGGACGGGTGGTTACCTTCTTCGACCAGCGCCTGAAAGAAGAACAATACGAAGGTTCCATTTGGAAGCAGCAGGTAGACAGGATCATTGCAGAACTTCCTGAATTGGTTTACATTAGCTATGATATAGATGGACTGGACCCCAAACTCTGCCCCAATACCGGAACCCCCGTACAGGGAGGATTTGAGGCAGAAGCTGTGAATTACCTGTTCCGGAAAGTACATGAATCCGGCAGGAAGATCATCGGCTTCGACCTCAACGAGGTTGGCGTGGGCGATTCAGAATGGGATGCCAACGTAGGCGCAAGGGTTCTTTATAACCTCTGTAACCTGTTCACTGCCAACAACCTTTAG
- a CDS encoding Kelch repeat-containing protein, with product MGTSIKPILAVLLVSTTLIFSCNKEDDEREFPTPQNKAPIADAGKDTSLVMGPVEIFINSSNDQCQYQPMVAILDGNASSDPDGTILSYEWNIIAKPDGNSYPYIAEMRKSYTEVYFKDPGEYTFILKVVDNFNRMDIDTVKVMINATALPTDRQLSFSERNIFFHRLASNMQLVQYNNEFFLLDEMYGIDGEYDFPGSITRINPLSGDTNSIATPEPRFGMSLSQTDGQLILAGGILSNKAVTNSINIYDLNSKTWKESKMERRQYGATSFAAANQVLVTGGMRDEYSYGIKTDTVEILDLKTMKWTIAKMTQKRFRPIIVHDGSKVIILGGTDQATEASKATVDIYDLENRSWSHVDLKGEKDYQSAVAIHGKLYLSAYTKTFDMEGYYTSNYFVEVLDLNSQDLRRLCIEVPILHLQNYRDKLLMVPFSTTERFRNMILFDPANGHWKLGNNSTDLVYTLFSTGGPNSKMYGIIEDKSRQFNSWLTPFKLVEYSF from the coding sequence ATGGGCACCTCTATCAAGCCGATTCTGGCAGTGCTATTGGTCAGCACGACACTTATCTTCAGTTGCAACAAGGAAGACGATGAAAGGGAATTCCCCACTCCCCAAAACAAGGCCCCCATCGCTGATGCAGGCAAGGATACATCACTAGTGATGGGACCGGTTGAAATCTTTATTAATTCCTCCAATGACCAATGCCAGTACCAACCCATGGTAGCCATACTGGATGGAAATGCTTCAAGTGATCCCGATGGCACAATTCTTTCGTATGAATGGAACATTATTGCTAAACCCGACGGCAATAGTTACCCCTATATCGCGGAAATGAGAAAGAGTTACACTGAGGTCTATTTCAAAGACCCCGGAGAATACACATTTATCCTGAAGGTAGTAGACAATTTCAATAGGATGGATATAGATACCGTGAAGGTAATGATAAACGCTACTGCACTTCCAACAGACAGGCAATTATCCTTTTCAGAAAGGAATATATTTTTCCATAGGCTTGCATCTAACATGCAGCTTGTGCAGTATAACAATGAATTTTTTCTATTGGATGAGATGTATGGAATTGATGGTGAATATGATTTTCCGGGAAGTATTACGAGGATCAATCCCCTTTCTGGAGATACGAATAGTATTGCCACTCCCGAACCCAGGTTCGGCATGAGCCTCAGCCAAACTGATGGTCAGTTGATCCTGGCCGGAGGCATCCTATCAAACAAAGCGGTAACCAATAGCATTAACATATATGACCTGAATAGCAAGACATGGAAAGAAAGCAAAATGGAAAGAAGGCAGTATGGGGCTACATCTTTTGCTGCAGCTAACCAGGTATTGGTTACAGGGGGAATGAGGGATGAATACTCATACGGTATTAAAACGGATACTGTAGAGATACTTGACCTCAAGACCATGAAATGGACCATAGCAAAAATGACCCAAAAAAGGTTTCGGCCAATAATCGTTCACGATGGCAGTAAGGTAATTATCCTTGGTGGAACCGATCAGGCCACCGAGGCTTCAAAAGCAACTGTTGACATTTATGATCTTGAAAACCGGTCCTGGAGTCATGTTGATCTTAAAGGTGAGAAAGACTACCAATCAGCCGTGGCCATCCATGGAAAGCTTTACCTATCTGCCTATACTAAAACCTTTGATATGGAAGGCTACTATACTTCAAATTATTTTGTTGAAGTATTGGACCTGAATTCTCAGGATCTGAGAAGGCTTTGTATAGAAGTCCCTATCCTGCATCTCCAAAATTACCGGGATAAACTGCTGATGGTACCGTTTTCAACAACCGAGCGATTCCGTAACATGATACTCTTTGATCCTGCCAATGGTCATTGGAAACTCGGTAACAATAGCACGGATCTTGTTTATACCCTATTCAGTACGGGTGGCCCAAACAGTAAAATGTATGGGATTATTGAAGACAAGAGCAGGCAGTTTAACTCCTGGTTGACCCCCTTTAAACTAGTGGAATACAGCTTTTAG
- a CDS encoding radical SAM protein: MIKQSPYILYSDGQGNIFEDTSLYTPGRAGWDVYPIEVEDWIELPSGGNLYELPGRKGIGIDVETGEMRLCEKGWAVAAFIPPAHTGLFLAAYETMPDAPTLPLFCYTAVGWLDGKFYVPAVRIEQDIRQECEGYDDKVIQTGVKQFLQAFPHNRLVKHLADNCCNTYHCPAARNYFMGRWECPVPSSPACNANCVGCISLQPDEEPIVSTQDRLNFKPTAEEIVEFTVPHLESAPYPLISFGQGCEGEPLLMWETIRDAIIEIRKHTPKGSININTNGSRPDAVKALCEAGLNSIRVSTNSARREVYMPYYRPNNYDFNDIIESLKVMRSYGGWTSINYFVFPGMTDSVEEYEALRKLIIDTDLCMIQWRNFNIDPDWYLGKIGVAETGECMGVKQMMELLKEEFPKLKFGYYNPPIERIKGNYELDFAH; the protein is encoded by the coding sequence ATGATCAAGCAATCTCCCTATATCCTGTATTCAGACGGGCAAGGAAATATTTTTGAGGATACCAGTTTATACACCCCTGGCCGTGCCGGCTGGGATGTGTACCCTATCGAAGTGGAGGACTGGATAGAATTGCCCAGTGGTGGCAACCTTTATGAACTTCCCGGAAGGAAAGGGATCGGGATTGATGTGGAAACCGGTGAAATGCGTTTGTGTGAAAAAGGCTGGGCAGTAGCGGCATTCATCCCGCCAGCCCATACAGGTTTATTCCTGGCAGCCTATGAGACCATGCCTGATGCTCCTACCCTTCCACTGTTTTGCTATACGGCTGTTGGCTGGCTCGATGGAAAATTCTATGTACCTGCTGTCAGGATCGAACAGGATATCCGCCAGGAATGTGAAGGCTATGACGACAAAGTGATCCAAACCGGTGTTAAGCAATTCCTGCAGGCATTTCCCCATAACCGCCTGGTGAAGCACCTTGCGGACAATTGCTGCAATACCTACCATTGCCCCGCGGCGCGCAATTACTTTATGGGAAGGTGGGAATGCCCTGTGCCTTCTTCCCCCGCCTGTAATGCCAATTGCGTGGGCTGTATATCCCTACAGCCTGACGAGGAACCGATCGTTTCCACCCAGGACCGCCTGAACTTCAAACCCACTGCTGAGGAGATCGTGGAGTTCACTGTTCCACACCTGGAATCCGCTCCCTATCCGTTGATCAGCTTCGGCCAGGGTTGTGAGGGAGAACCCCTGCTGATGTGGGAAACCATCCGCGATGCCATTATCGAGATCCGCAAGCATACCCCCAAGGGAAGTATCAATATCAATACCAATGGCTCCAGGCCGGATGCCGTGAAAGCGCTCTGCGAAGCGGGACTCAACAGCATCAGGGTTAGCACCAACAGTGCCCGGAGGGAGGTTTACATGCCCTATTACCGCCCCAACAACTACGATTTCAATGACATCATCGAAAGCCTCAAGGTGATGCGCAGTTATGGTGGCTGGACCTCTATCAATTATTTTGTGTTCCCTGGGATGACCGATAGTGTAGAAGAGTATGAAGCACTGCGCAAACTAATCATTGACACCGACCTCTGCATGATCCAATGGCGCAATTTCAATATCGATCCGGACTGGTACCTGGGTAAGATCGGTGTTGCCGAAACCGGTGAATGCATGGGTGTGAAACAAATGATGGAACTGCTGAAGGAAGAATTCCCCAAGCTGAAATTCGGTTATTATAATCCACCGATAGAAAGGATCAAAGGCAACTACGAACTGGATTTCGCACATTAA
- a CDS encoding DMT family transporter: MSTQTKQHLLVGAGLAVIATIIWSGNFIVARGVIRDIPPIALAFYRWLTASILMVPIAWTSFRQDWPLARKEWKYFLLTALTGVSLFNTFVYIAGHYSPAINMALIGTTSSPIMAIIMARIFLKEALTWQRILGLSLCVMGILYLLARGNWENLLALHFGKGDALILLGALAFSIYTILVRRKPAAISPVSFLFIIFSLGTILLLPAYLLETRSAAPIQWNGYLLGVILYLGLGASVISFLCWNAAIARLGAARTALFGNLIPVFSAVEALWLLKEKITFMHILSGVLVMSGLLIANLPARSRASG; this comes from the coding sequence ATGTCCACCCAAACCAAGCAACATCTACTGGTTGGAGCCGGATTAGCGGTAATAGCTACCATTATCTGGAGCGGAAATTTCATTGTGGCAAGGGGGGTGATCCGGGATATCCCACCGATTGCCCTGGCCTTCTATCGCTGGCTGACTGCATCCATCCTGATGGTACCCATTGCATGGACTTCCTTCCGTCAGGATTGGCCGCTGGCTCGAAAGGAATGGAAATATTTCCTGCTGACAGCCCTTACAGGCGTTAGCCTTTTCAACACTTTTGTTTACATCGCCGGCCATTACTCACCGGCCATCAACATGGCGCTGATCGGGACCACTTCCTCCCCTATCATGGCCATCATCATGGCAAGGATTTTCCTTAAGGAAGCATTGACCTGGCAAAGGATACTGGGCTTATCCCTTTGCGTAATGGGAATACTCTACCTGTTAGCGCGCGGCAATTGGGAAAACCTGCTGGCCCTTCATTTTGGAAAAGGGGATGCATTGATCTTATTGGGAGCACTTGCCTTTTCTATTTACACCATCCTGGTAAGGAGAAAACCAGCTGCCATAAGCCCGGTCAGTTTCCTTTTTATCATCTTTTCTTTGGGGACCATCTTACTGCTTCCCGCCTATCTTTTAGAAACCAGGTCAGCCGCCCCCATTCAATGGAATGGCTACCTGTTGGGTGTAATCCTTTACCTGGGCCTGGGCGCTTCTGTAATTTCCTTTCTTTGCTGGAATGCCGCCATTGCCAGGCTGGGTGCCGCAAGAACAGCCTTGTTCGGCAACCTGATACCGGTCTTCAGCGCTGTAGAAGCCCTGTGGTTACTTAAGGAGAAAATAACGTTCATGCATATCCTAAGTGGTGTCCTGGTCATGAGCGGACTCCTGATCGCCAACCTCCCTGCCCGGTCCAGGGCTTCTGGTTAG
- a CDS encoding bifunctional folylpolyglutamate synthase/dihydrofolate synthase, whose product MTYQETIDYLYSQLPMFSKQGALAIKKDLHNTIALCEALGNPHQQFKSIHIAGTNGKGSSSHMLAAVLQSAGYSTGLYTSPHLQDFRERIKINGRMVEESFVVAFTEKVKPLIASIQPSFFEITVAMAFSWFAENRVDIAVIETGLGGRLDSTNIINPELSLVTNIGWDHMNLLGNTLDQIAFEKAGIIKKGIPVVISEVLPETLPVFKKAAHDREAPLYLAQETQQLLNWEYRDHKLFVQVRSGHHQDAQTYQLDLPGAYQARNIRGVLQAIHILQEKGWNIPEKAIHQGLASARKITGLHGRWEVVGHHPTMVLDVGHNEDGVRAILNQLELCTYTRLHIVIGMVKDKEIDKVLSLLPKRAHYYFTQASIPRALPASDLQEKARLAGLEGQAYPKVMDAVKAAREAASGEDMILVCGSVFVVGEATV is encoded by the coding sequence ATGACCTACCAGGAGACGATCGATTATCTCTATAGCCAACTGCCCATGTTCAGCAAGCAGGGGGCATTGGCCATCAAGAAAGACCTGCACAATACCATTGCCCTTTGTGAGGCATTGGGCAATCCGCACCAACAGTTCAAGTCCATCCATATTGCCGGGACCAATGGCAAGGGTTCCAGCAGCCATATGCTGGCAGCGGTACTACAGTCTGCCGGGTATTCAACCGGTTTATACACTTCTCCTCACCTGCAGGATTTCCGGGAACGAATCAAGATAAATGGGAGAATGGTGGAGGAATCTTTTGTAGTGGCATTCACCGAAAAAGTAAAACCCCTTATTGCCAGCATCCAGCCTTCCTTCTTCGAGATCACCGTCGCCATGGCCTTTTCCTGGTTTGCAGAAAATCGGGTAGATATAGCCGTTATTGAGACCGGACTGGGCGGAAGGCTCGACAGCACCAATATCATTAATCCTGAGCTTTCGCTGGTCACTAACATTGGCTGGGACCATATGAACCTATTGGGTAATACCCTGGACCAGATCGCCTTCGAAAAGGCCGGGATCATTAAGAAAGGCATCCCCGTTGTGATCAGCGAGGTCCTGCCGGAAACCCTGCCTGTTTTCAAAAAAGCGGCTCATGATCGGGAAGCCCCCCTTTACCTGGCCCAGGAAACACAACAGCTCCTTAATTGGGAATATCGTGACCATAAACTTTTCGTACAGGTAAGGTCGGGCCATCACCAGGATGCCCAGACCTACCAGCTGGACCTGCCCGGAGCCTACCAGGCCAGGAATATCCGCGGGGTATTACAGGCCATCCATATACTGCAGGAAAAAGGCTGGAACATCCCGGAAAAAGCCATTCACCAGGGACTGGCTTCAGCAAGGAAGATAACCGGTTTACATGGTCGTTGGGAAGTGGTGGGGCATCATCCCACCATGGTTCTTGATGTAGGCCATAATGAAGATGGCGTCCGTGCTATCCTTAACCAGTTGGAACTTTGTACCTATACCCGGTTGCATATCGTAATCGGGATGGTGAAGGATAAGGAGATTGATAAAGTATTGTCACTGCTACCCAAAAGGGCACATTATTATTTCACCCAGGCTTCCATTCCGAGGGCTTTACCCGCCAGTGACCTACAGGAGAAAGCCCGTTTGGCCGGTCTCGAAGGACAGGCCTACCCAAAGGTCATGGATGCAGTGAAGGCCGCAAGGGAAGCAGCTTCCGGCGAGGACATGATTTTGGTTTGTGGAAGTGTATTCGTAGTAGGGGAAGCAACGGTATAG